GATGCGTGCGGTGCAGCCATTCGCCGGTTTGGAGATGGCGATGAACGAGGCTCCAGCCAGGTAAATGCGACTCCTTCGGAACCGGACCGACCGGAAGACCCGGCTGCGCCGCAGCGTGCTGGCGATGGCCGCGGCGGCGGTGATCCTCATCCTGACGCTGGCGGCCGCGGTGTTCGTGACCGGACGGCTGTACCGGGACGCCCTGCGCTGGACGCTGCACACGTATCAGGTACGCGAGCAGATCCTGGAACTGGTCAACCACCTCCAGCTCGCCGAACTGGATGCACGCGGTTACGGCCTTACCGGCCGCGACAGCGATTTCCAGCAGTACTGGCGCCACATCGCGGCGGTGGAACACGACGCCACGCAGCTCGCGGACCTGATCTCCGACAATCCGGCGCAGGTTGTCGCGACCAGGCAGTTGGGCATCGCGATCGGCGCGCGCCGCACGCAGTTCGAACGCATCCTCGGCGATTACCGTGCGCACGGTCCGGAGGCCGCCCATGCCGACGTCATCGCGCTGGTTTCGCAACCGGAGCAGCCCGTCCGTGCGCTGGCCGAAGCGATGCTGGACCGCGAAGCCGCGCTGCTCGCGACACGCGAAGCAACCAGCGAGCGCTACGGCGAGCGCGTCGCCATCGTGGCCACGCTCGCGCTCTCCGGCTGCCTCGCGCTGCTGCTCGCCGCACTCATCAACAGCGGCATCGAACGGCGGCGCCGGCAACGCGGCGAACTCGAACTGGAACGCAACGCCCTGCATCTGCAGCAGGCGCTGCAGGAAGCCGACCGCTCCAGCGAAACGCTGCGCCGCCTGTCGACGCTGGCGGAACTGCTGCAGAACTGCCGCGACCTCGACGAAGCGATCAACGTGATCGAACGCGCGCTGCCGCCGCTGCTGCCCGACGTGTCGGGCGCGCTGGCGTTGATCAACGCGTCGCGCAACATCGTCGAGGCGCGCATGCACTGGGGTGTGCGCGGCTCCGACCTCGGCGGCGCGATCTTCGCGCCGGACGATTGCTGGGCGCTGCGCCGCAGCCAGCCGCACCCGGGCGAGGACGACCGCACCGCGCCGGTGTGCCCGCACCTGACACAAGCCGGCGTCACCGCCGACCACACGGTGTGCCTGCCGCTGAACTCGCAGGGACAAGTGCTCGGCGTGCTCAGCCTGTGCACGCCCGCGCCGATCGCGGGGGACACGCGGCGACTGGCGATGACCGCCGCCGACCAGTTGGCGCTGGCGCTCGCCAACCTGCAACTGCAGGCCAGCCTGCGCACGCAGTCGATCCGCGATCCGCTGACCAACCTGTTCAACCGCCGCTACCTCGAAGCGTCGCTGCCGCGCGAACTGCTGCGCGCCGAGCGGCGCAAGGGCGGGCTTTCGGTGTTGATGTTCGACCTCGACCACTTCAAACGCTACAACGACACGCAGGGCCACGACGCAGGCGATGCCTTGCTCGGCGCATTCGGCGCGCTGCTCGCGCAATCGTCGCGCGGCGAGGACATGCCCTGCCGTTTCGGCGGCGAGGAATTCACCCTGGTGTTGACCGACGCCGACCACGCGCATGCACTGTTGCGCGCCGAAGCGATCCGCAAGGCCACCTCGGAACTGGTGGTGCGTTACCGCGCCGGCACGCTGCCACCGGCCACGGTGTCGATCGGCGTGGCCTCCTATCCTGAACACGGCGACACGCCGGAAGCGCATGCTGCGCATGGCCGACCAGGCGCTGTATCGCGCCAAGCAGCTCGGGCGCAACGTGGCCGTTTCCGCCAACGACCTTGCCGCGCGCCCCGCCAACGCGCAATCCGCGCCGGCGACGACATGACGCTTGGCCTAGGGACGGCAGTCGCCGATCGCGTCATACTTGTTTATTGATCTGGCGGGTAGAGAAACCACCCGATGTTGAAATTTCCGCTGCGGGGCGCCGCGTGCCTCGCATCCGTGCTCGTCCTCGGCGCGTGCAGCCGTTCGGCGCCACCTGCGAAAACCGCACCGGAAGTGGGCGTCGTCACGGCAAACCCGGTCAACCTGCCGGTGACGCGCAGCTATCCCGGCCGCCTTGCGGCCACGCTGACCGCGCAGGTGCGCGCGCGCGTGACGGGCATCGTGCTGCAACGCGTCTACAGGGAAGGCACCGACGTCAAGGCCGGCGCGGTGCTGTTCAGGATCGATCCGGCCCCGCTGCAAGCCAGCCTGCGCCAGGCGCAGGGACAATTGGCGCAGGCGCAGGCCACCGCGCACAACGCCGACCTGAGCGCCACGCGCAGCAAGGAACTGGGTGCGAAAGGCGTGCTGGCGAAGCAGGACGTCGACAACGCCATCGCCGCCGCCGAGGAAGCCGATGCCGCGGTGAAGGCCGCGCAGGCCAACGTCGAGAACGCGCGCATCAATCTGGGTTATGCCACGGTGACGGCGCCGATCAGCGGCCGCGCCGGCATGGCCAGCGTCACCCAGGGCGCGCTGGTCTCGCCCACCGATACCAATCCGCTGACCACCGTGCAGGTGATCGATCCGATCTACGCCAATTTCAGCGAACCGATGGCGGAAGTCGAGCAGCTGCGCAAGGCGGAAAAGGCCGGCACGCTGGAACTGGCCGCGCCCGACAAGGTGCGCGTGAAGATAGAACTGCCGGACGGCAGCACGTATCCGCACGCCGGCACGCTCGACTTCACCGATCTTGCCGTCGATCCCGCGACCGGCGCGGTGGACCTGCGCGCAGTCGTGCCGAATCCGGACCACGCGCTGCTGCCCGGCATGTTCGTGAAGATTCGCCTGTCGCTCGCGACGCTGCGCGATGCGTTCCTGCTGCCGCAGGGCGCGATCCTGCGCGACAACGATGGCGCGTACGTTTACGTGGTGGGCGCGGACGACAAGGTCGTCGAGAAGCGTGTCGAGCTCGGCGACCAGCGCGGCGCGGACTGGATCGTGCAGCGCGGCCTCGACGCCGGCGCCAAGGTGGTCGTTTCCGGCGTGCAGAAAGCGCAAGCCGGCGAGAAGGTGAAGCCCATTCCCTTCAACGCCTCCGCCGATGGCGCATCGGCCGCGACCGCCGCGAAGTAGTCCCGAGCCATGCCGCAATTCTTCATCGACCGTCCGGTATTCGCGTGGGTGCTCGCGATCCTGATCACGCTGGGCGGCACCCTCGCGATCCTCAACCTGCCGGTCGAGGCTTATCCCGAAATCGCACCGCCCAGCGTGCAAATCAATGCGAGCTATCCGGGCGCCAATGCCCAGGTCGTGCAGAGCACCGTGACCCAGGTGATCGAGCAGAACCTGTCGGGCATCGACAACCTGCTCT
The genomic region above belongs to Rhodanobacteraceae bacterium and contains:
- a CDS encoding RND efflux system, membrane fusion protein codes for the protein MLKFPLRGAACLASVLVLGACSRSAPPAKTAPEVGVVTANPVNLPVTRSYPGRLAATLTAQVRARVTGIVLQRVYREGTDVKAGAVLFRIDPAPLQASLRQAQGQLAQAQATAHNADLSATRSKELGAKGVLAKQDVDNAIAAAEEADAAVKAAQANVENARINLGYATVTAPISGRAGMASVTQGALVSPTDTNPLTTVQVIDPIYANFSEPMAEVEQLRKAEKAGTLELAAPDKVRVKIELPDGSTYPHAGTLDFTDLAVDPATGAVDLRAVVPNPDHALLPGMFVKIRLSLATLRDAFLLPQGAILRDNDGAYVYVVGADDKVVEKRVELGDQRGADWIVQRGLDAGAKVVVSGVQKAQAGEKVKPIPFNASADGASAATAAK